From Diospyros lotus cultivar Yz01 chromosome 4, ASM1463336v1, whole genome shotgun sequence, a single genomic window includes:
- the LOC127798872 gene encoding protein transport protein SEC13 homolog B-like, whose product MPAQKIEMGYSDTVHDVSMDYYGKRVATVSSDTTIKIIGVSNNSASQHLATLSGHQGPVWQVSWAHPKFGSILASCSYDGRVIIWKEGHQNEWTQAHVFTDHKSSVNSIAWAPHEVGLCLACGSSDGNISVFTALSDGGWDTTRIDQAHPLGVTSISWAPFTALGALVGCGVLDPIQKLASGGCDNTVKVWKLCNGNWTMDCFPSLQMHADWVRDVAWAPNLGLPKSTIASASQDGTVVMWTMAKEGEQWEGKVLNDFKIPVWRVSWSLTGNLVAVAAGEDNVTLWKEAVDGEWQQVTIVD is encoded by the coding sequence ATGCCTGCCCAGAAGATTGAAATGGGTTACAGTGACACAGTTCATGATGTCTCCATGGATTACTATGGAAAGCGTGTAGCAACTGTCTCATCCGATACCACCATAAAAATAATTGGGGTAAGCAACAACTCTGCTTCACAACACCTTGCAACTCTGAGTGGACATCAAGGCCCCGTCTGGCAAGTTTCCTGGGCTCATCCTAAGTTTGGATCAATCCTTGCTTCCTGTTCCTATGATGGTAGGGTAATAATCTGGAAGGAAGGGCATCAAAATGAGTGGACACAGGCTCATGTTTTCACTGACCATAAATCATCCGTCAATTCAATTGCTTGGGCGCCTCATGAAGTCGGACTCTGCTTAGCTTGTGGATCTTCCGACGGGAATATCTCTGTCTTCACTGCACTATCCGACGGTGGCTGGGACACAACCCGGATCGACCAAGCTCACCCACTTGGAGTGACCTCAATTTCATGGGCCCCGTTCACGGCTCTTGGTGCCTTAGTCGGATGTGGTGTACTGGATCCTATACAAAAGCTGGCTTCTGGCGGTTGTGATAATACAGTGAAGGTGTGGAAACTATGCAATGGAAATTGGACGATGGATTGCTTCCCTTCCTTACAGATGCATGCCGACTGGGTGAGGGATGTGGCTTGGGCCCCGAACTTGGGCCTTCCAAAGTCGACTATTGCCAGCGCTTCACAAGACGGGACCGTTGTGATGTGGACGATGGCGAAGGAAGGTGAGCAATGGGAAGGCAAAGTTTTGAACGATTTCAAGATTCCTGTTTGGAGGGTGTCATGGTCCCTAACAGGGAACTTGGTGGCTGTGGCTGCTGGGGAAGACAATGTCACACTGTGGAAAGAAGCAGTTGATGGGGAGTGGCAACAGGTGACAATAGTTGATTAG